A portion of the Argopecten irradians isolate NY unplaced genomic scaffold, Ai_NY scaffold_0089, whole genome shotgun sequence genome contains these proteins:
- the LOC138311700 gene encoding zinc finger protein 862-like: MGTDGASVMLGNKSGVVKRMAELTNRPFLKGIHCSAHRLELAYKDAVKGISIHQKCELLLTNLYLFYKYSPLNRSNLNIAAESLKKSVKVPSRPGGTRWLPHTQRAIKTVLDGADVIILHLEQIQQEPRKEASAKARNFLKVLKDKSSRFWLHLMLDVVKALSHVSVTIQNNTCTLADIYSELESVKQILQKYKTSDGPFLRTLTESTEDEFSSLGSTRIRLLDSIIDKLTVRFGGDSALFRASSILCVDKWPKDFSTDIEYGDEHVCAAVNISGPALRESCPNMDVEAIETEWTRLKTTLTTRKHTVTDLTSLEGTFGESFPNLFLLLNFLLTQPGSSVEAERGFSCMKMVKSDWRSRLGEQNLSDLMMVTLELPEVGKFDPLPCVELWYGSGQRARRPFYKDELKKCYLPRETDTSDHESMVEVSAEIRGEAVIPDDGMMMDDSIEDDNVVPDEDLDALVEGETENYDASDDDDEDEEAELSRKDLIAMQQRAYRMFLDMIC, translated from the exons ATGGGCACAGATGGTGCCTCTGTAATGCTTGGCAACAAGTCGGGTGTAGTAAAGCGAATGGCAGAGCTCACCAACAGACCATTTCTCAAAGGCATTCACTGCTCAGCTCACAG aCTAGAACTGGCATACAAAGACGCAGTGAAGGGGATATCTATACatcaaaaatgtgaattgcTGTTGACAAATCTGTACTTGTTCTACAA GTACAGTCCTCTGAACAGGTCTAACCTAAACATTGCGGCGGAGAGTTTGAAAAAGTCGGTGAAAGTGCCATCCAGACCTGGGGGGACTCGATGGCTGCCACACACACAGCGAGCAATCAAGACTGTTCTTGATGGTGCAGATGTAATCATACTTCACCTTGAGCAG ATTCAACAAGAACCCAGGAAAGAAGCGAGTGCGAAGGCGCGGAATTTCTTGAAAGTTCTCAAAGATAAGTCCTCAAGGTTTTGGCTGCATCTTATGTTAGATGTAGTCAAGGCATTGAGTCATGTGTCTGTAACAATTCAGAATAACACTTGCACCTTGGCAGACATCTACTCAGAGTTGGAAAGCGTCAAACAGATTTTACAGAAGTATAAGACAAG TGATGGCCCATTTCTAAGAACACTAACAGAGTCTACTGAAGACGAGTTTTCAAGTCTTGGTAGCACAAGGATTAGACTTTTGGACTCCATCATCGACAAATTAACTGTGAGATTTGGAGGCGACTCTGCCCTATTCAGAGCATCCTCAATTCTTTGTGTGGATAAATGGCCCAAAGATTTCAGTACAGATATAG AGTATGGGGATGAACATGTCTGTGCAGCAGTCAACATTTCTGGTCCAGCCTTAAGAGAATCCTGTCCAAATATGGATGTTGAGGCTATAGAGACTGAGTGGACAAGATTGAAAACTACTTTGACAACAAG gaaacacactgtaacagaCCTGACTTCACTGGAAGGAACATTCGGAGAATCCTTCCCAAATCTCTTTCTATTGCTTAATTTCCTGTTGACACAACCTGGATCATCTGTTGAAGCAGAGAGAGGATTCTCTTG CATGAAAATGGTCAAGAGCGATTGGAGGTCTCGTTTGGGGGAGCAGAACCTCAGTGATCTCATGATGGTCACCCTGGAACTTCCAGAGGTAGGCAAGTTTGATCCACTTCCTTGTGTGGAGCTGTGGTATGGATCAGGTCAGAGAGCAAGGCGCCCCTTTTACAAAGATGAGTTGAAG AAATGCTACCTGCCAAGGGAAACAGATACAAGTGATCATGAGTCCATGGTTGAAGTCTCTGCAGAGATTCGTGGTGAAGCAGTTATTCCAGATGATGGCATGATGATGGATGACAGTATTGAGGATGACAATGTTGTTCCAGATGAAGACCTTGATGCCTTGGTTGAGGGTGAAACAGAAAATTATGATGCATCGGATGAcgatgatgaggatgaagaaGCAGAACTTTCCAGAAAAGATTTGATTGCTATGCAGCAACGAGCTTACAGAATGTTTTTAGATAtgatttgttga